One part of the Oligoflexus sp. genome encodes these proteins:
- a CDS encoding GAF domain-containing protein translates to MSEAKILNVPRLSDSHMPSLDQLLKLLDVCRFMGLEKNLDNLLVYIADQGRKALNADRCSIFLLDEERDEIWSKVQLGESQIIRFPRGAGVAGRTIELGQTILIPDAYNSPLFNPDVDRSTGYRTRNILCVPMANLDGKTIGCLQLLNKHDGDFEPADETFSIAFASQAAVAIESAYLYQEKARIIRDLSNTQVRLKQKLDQLEVIRELEKAVNESSNLYDFISAVIRKAVAAVGAKVGCLMIQSENKSWEAYAAQVEEGRKVSHWTRDELDSIYLKNLLKEGKAVIVNSLSRNDSYLEQVTQQVDTPLNNLLAIPIHQSMDLHNTNINHGILEVFNKPGGFLYEDLAFMQIIGAQIFSLIMRKQLIEEKKRSENLAAIGQVASTIIHDLKNPISAIIGCAELLGSRDQMSEHQVERVCTIIRNQANRCITMVEELLSVARGEKKFRFEILPLNEVLNEIEFMLQAETERHKVTLSTSFNYPGNVRVDKAKLMRVIFNLTNNALEILKAGGQISIASQPVDGQWVEIAITDSGPGIPPELAKTLFQPFATFGKSKGTGLGLYIAREIIHDHGGSITLDKEFKGGARFVIRLKQEA, encoded by the coding sequence ATGTCAGAAGCCAAGATTCTAAATGTCCCAAGACTCAGCGACTCGCACATGCCGAGTCTCGATCAGCTCCTGAAGCTGCTCGATGTCTGTCGTTTCATGGGCCTTGAGAAAAACCTGGACAACCTTCTTGTCTATATCGCCGACCAGGGCCGCAAGGCGCTGAATGCTGACCGCTGCAGTATCTTCCTGCTGGATGAGGAGCGGGATGAAATCTGGTCGAAGGTCCAGTTGGGCGAAAGCCAAATCATCCGTTTCCCGCGTGGGGCAGGGGTGGCTGGTCGGACCATTGAATTGGGTCAGACCATTCTGATTCCCGATGCCTACAACAGCCCTCTCTTCAACCCGGATGTGGACCGTTCCACCGGCTATCGCACCCGGAATATCCTTTGCGTGCCGATGGCGAACCTGGATGGCAAGACGATAGGCTGCCTTCAGCTCCTGAATAAACATGATGGCGACTTCGAACCGGCTGACGAGACTTTCAGCATCGCCTTCGCCTCGCAGGCTGCCGTGGCTATCGAATCCGCCTACCTTTACCAGGAAAAAGCCCGCATCATCCGCGATCTTTCCAATACCCAGGTTCGGCTGAAGCAAAAGCTCGATCAGCTGGAAGTGATCCGCGAACTGGAAAAAGCCGTCAACGAATCCTCCAACCTTTACGACTTCATCAGCGCCGTGATCCGCAAGGCCGTGGCCGCGGTGGGCGCCAAGGTCGGCTGCCTTATGATTCAAAGCGAGAACAAGAGCTGGGAAGCCTATGCCGCGCAGGTCGAGGAAGGCCGTAAGGTAAGCCACTGGACGCGCGATGAACTCGACAGCATTTACCTGAAAAACCTTCTGAAGGAAGGCAAGGCTGTGATCGTCAACAGCCTCAGCAGGAACGACAGTTACCTGGAGCAGGTCACGCAGCAGGTGGACACGCCGCTCAATAACCTTCTCGCGATACCCATTCATCAGTCCATGGACCTGCACAATACCAATATCAATCATGGCATCCTGGAAGTTTTCAATAAGCCGGGCGGATTTCTCTACGAAGACCTTGCCTTCATGCAGATCATCGGCGCCCAGATCTTCTCGCTGATCATGCGCAAGCAGCTGATCGAAGAGAAAAAGCGCTCGGAAAACCTCGCCGCCATCGGCCAGGTCGCCAGTACCATTATCCATGACCTTAAAAACCCTATCTCGGCCATCATCGGCTGCGCCGAGCTGCTCGGCAGTCGCGATCAGATGTCGGAACACCAGGTGGAACGCGTCTGCACCATCATTCGGAATCAGGCCAATCGCTGTATCACGATGGTCGAGGAACTCCTGAGCGTGGCGCGGGGCGAGAAGAAATTCCGCTTTGAAATTCTGCCCCTCAACGAAGTGCTGAATGAAATCGAATTCATGCTGCAGGCCGAAACGGAAAGGCATAAGGTCACCCTGAGCACGAGCTTCAATTATCCGGGGAACGTCCGGGTGGATAAGGCCAAGCTCATGCGCGTGATCTTCAACCTGACCAATAACGCGCTGGAAATCCTGAAAGCCGGCGGGCAGATCAGCATCGCATCGCAGCCAGTGGACGGCCAGTGGGTGGAAATCGCAATCACCGACAGCGGTCCAGGCATTCCCCCGGAACTCGCCAAAACGCTCTTCCAGCCCTTTGCCACCTTCGGCAAGTCCAAGGGCACGGGCCTCGGCCTTTATATTGCGCGGGAAATCATTCACGATCACGGCGGCTCGATCACCCTTGATAAGGAATTCAAGGGTGGCGCCAGGTTTGTGATCCGCCTCAAGCAGGAAGCTTAA
- a CDS encoding FecR family protein, producing MKTRLEWILLASLFSLPAWGADSDHTAKITRFFGKAQILSGPSAKKAGQPPHVLFEDLYYHVEPAKLGSEIPLGSVIQTSEKTMVRLVYPNGDQIMISPSSSYRVALETKDGKEKPISELIYGKFRAVISKEGPRKESEVRTRTMVMGIRGTDFHVAAFSDQGGSVVSVLRGAVAVTPQIAQAGAQPQTIEVKTGFSAAIPNQDKAPVKVAATDKYDLKVIQDSVSFTKNQPAEAPADPETQKEIAALEQKAVESTKKDIQSGDPELYKKIQAAEAAGKKIESVEVLQAVTLEKALVRAPEPVAEKREALEKAGILKKPAAPPRKPTGQELDELEGGIYDKYFKR from the coding sequence ATGAAGACGCGTCTTGAATGGATCCTCTTAGCAAGCCTTTTCAGTCTTCCGGCCTGGGGCGCGGATAGCGATCATACGGCAAAGATCACGCGGTTTTTCGGCAAAGCCCAGATCCTGTCGGGACCTTCGGCTAAAAAAGCGGGACAGCCTCCGCATGTTCTTTTCGAAGACCTTTATTATCACGTCGAACCGGCGAAACTGGGTTCGGAAATTCCGCTCGGCAGCGTGATCCAGACCAGTGAAAAAACCATGGTCCGGCTGGTCTATCCGAACGGTGATCAGATCATGATCTCGCCCTCGTCTTCCTATCGGGTCGCGCTGGAAACCAAGGATGGCAAGGAAAAGCCGATTTCCGAGCTGATCTATGGGAAATTTCGCGCGGTGATTTCCAAGGAAGGCCCGCGCAAGGAATCCGAGGTTCGCACCCGCACCATGGTCATGGGGATCCGCGGAACGGATTTTCACGTCGCGGCCTTCTCCGATCAGGGCGGTTCTGTCGTTTCCGTTCTGCGCGGAGCCGTCGCCGTCACGCCCCAGATCGCCCAGGCCGGCGCCCAGCCCCAGACCATCGAAGTCAAAACCGGCTTCAGCGCTGCGATTCCCAACCAGGACAAGGCTCCTGTGAAAGTGGCCGCGACCGATAAATACGATCTGAAGGTCATCCAGGACAGCGTGAGCTTCACGAAAAATCAGCCGGCCGAAGCCCCCGCCGACCCAGAAACGCAGAAGGAGATTGCTGCGCTGGAGCAAAAGGCCGTGGAGTCGACCAAAAAAGATATCCAGAGCGGTGACCCTGAGCTTTACAAAAAAATCCAGGCGGCCGAGGCGGCCGGTAAAAAGATCGAAAGCGTCGAGGTGCTGCAGGCTGTGACCCTTGAAAAAGCGCTGGTCCGCGCGCCGGAACCCGTGGCCGAGAAAAGGGAGGCTTTGGAAAAAGCCGGCATCCTGAAAAAACCGGCGGCGCCCCCGCGCAAACCCACCGGTCAGGAATTGGATGAGCTGGAAGGCGGTATTTACGACAAATACTTCAAGCGCTGA
- a CDS encoding adenylate/guanylate cyclase domain-containing protein, protein MLEKSSLRHKLSLVTLCLLVIAASYYAMFQHYRSFRFARTDTDLIYRIESKLLDYRLKLRGPIKSSGRVGILAIDERSIAEFGRWPFSRRYYAQAFANLKKLGVQWIGFDAIFSEAERTANEDFQPLFQSLATDKRPANLQRNLQLYLTMQNQSPADLSFQKSLDEFQSITLGYLYYGHPREAERNRKPGETAFPELARMAEASQIMADVPPGRTLHDYPELSRAYGLVANTPGLTAAGRHFGFFSNDNDSDAINRWITLVADVDGQLMPSLALKTAAEHLNREIFVVFDEFGVETVALVSRDNPEDVQDIPIDIRGAGRMLINPIGPGGSFKHISLADAYANNFSDKDRKFLKGSILLLGGTAAGTNDVRPNAFDAAIDGVENHAAAIDNIISGNFLKRPVSIYKTELLIILGVGMLFAPLMVYAHALMSGLAVLLFVVGYYYLDKYLWFGRGIWTFIAVPCLEIIAMGSITTIYKYMTEELERKKLKGAFQHYLSPEVINQMLEHPEEMQLGGVRRELTVLFSDVRGFTTISESLSPERLCELMNDYFTPMTSLILRSGGVLDKYIGDAIMAFWGAPVPLPHHADSAAQVALDMLRALDKVKEDFKNKQFPPIEIGIGLNTGPMSVGNMGSNERFTYTVMGDAVNLGSRLEGLTKDYGIQIMISEYTQKQLTPGRFFTRDLDHIRVKGKLEPVHVFELMRPESFRSLQDLQSFMEHFQAGRQAYQAKRWDEAIRSFNACLLQRPHDGASALYVERCTAYRDHPPIENWDGVYTFKHK, encoded by the coding sequence ATGCTGGAAAAATCCTCGCTTCGGCATAAATTGAGTCTCGTCACGCTTTGCCTTCTGGTCATTGCCGCCAGCTACTATGCGATGTTTCAGCACTATCGGTCGTTTCGCTTCGCCAGGACCGATACGGATCTGATCTATCGCATCGAAAGTAAATTGCTCGACTACAGGCTCAAACTCCGCGGTCCCATCAAGAGTTCGGGACGCGTCGGCATCCTGGCCATTGATGAACGCTCGATTGCGGAATTCGGGCGCTGGCCCTTTTCCCGCCGCTATTACGCGCAGGCCTTCGCCAACCTTAAAAAACTGGGCGTGCAGTGGATAGGCTTCGATGCGATCTTTTCCGAGGCGGAACGAACGGCGAACGAAGATTTCCAGCCGCTCTTTCAATCGCTCGCGACCGACAAAAGACCGGCGAATCTTCAAAGGAATCTGCAGCTCTACCTGACCATGCAGAATCAAAGTCCTGCGGATCTCTCTTTCCAAAAATCCCTGGACGAATTTCAGAGCATCACGCTCGGCTATCTTTATTATGGCCACCCGCGTGAGGCGGAACGCAATCGAAAGCCGGGTGAAACCGCGTTTCCCGAACTCGCGCGGATGGCGGAAGCCTCCCAGATCATGGCGGATGTCCCCCCGGGCCGGACGCTGCATGACTATCCCGAATTAAGCCGGGCCTATGGCCTCGTCGCCAATACCCCTGGCCTGACCGCCGCCGGTCGCCATTTCGGTTTTTTCAGCAATGACAATGACAGCGATGCGATCAACCGCTGGATTACGCTCGTGGCCGATGTGGATGGCCAGCTCATGCCGTCTTTGGCCTTGAAAACGGCGGCCGAGCACTTGAACCGTGAAATTTTCGTGGTGTTTGATGAATTCGGCGTGGAAACCGTGGCCCTGGTCAGTCGCGACAATCCCGAGGATGTGCAGGATATCCCGATTGATATCCGTGGTGCCGGCCGCATGCTGATCAACCCCATCGGCCCAGGCGGATCGTTCAAACACATCAGCCTCGCCGATGCCTATGCGAATAATTTCAGTGACAAGGATAGGAAGTTCTTAAAAGGCTCGATCCTGCTTCTCGGCGGAACCGCGGCAGGCACCAATGATGTACGGCCCAACGCCTTTGATGCGGCGATTGACGGCGTGGAGAACCACGCGGCCGCCATCGATAACATCATCAGCGGAAACTTTTTGAAGAGACCCGTTTCGATCTATAAGACCGAACTCCTGATCATCCTCGGCGTGGGGATGCTGTTTGCGCCCCTGATGGTCTATGCGCATGCGCTGATGTCGGGACTGGCCGTTCTGCTCTTTGTCGTGGGATACTATTACCTTGATAAATACCTTTGGTTTGGTCGCGGAATCTGGACCTTTATCGCTGTGCCTTGCCTTGAAATCATTGCCATGGGCTCCATCACAACGATCTACAAATACATGACCGAGGAACTGGAGCGTAAAAAGCTGAAAGGCGCCTTCCAGCATTACCTCAGCCCCGAGGTCATCAATCAGATGCTGGAGCATCCCGAGGAAATGCAGCTCGGTGGCGTGCGCCGGGAGCTGACCGTGCTCTTCTCGGATGTGCGCGGCTTTACCACCATCTCCGAGTCCCTCTCGCCCGAACGCCTCTGTGAACTGATGAACGATTATTTCACCCCAATGACCTCATTGATTCTGAGAAGCGGAGGCGTCCTCGATAAATATATAGGTGACGCGATCATGGCCTTTTGGGGGGCCCCGGTTCCCCTGCCCCATCACGCGGACAGCGCGGCTCAGGTGGCTTTGGATATGCTGCGGGCCTTGGATAAGGTTAAGGAGGACTTTAAGAACAAGCAGTTTCCCCCGATCGAAATCGGCATTGGGCTCAATACAGGACCGATGTCGGTGGGTAATATGGGATCGAACGAACGCTTCACCTACACCGTCATGGGTGATGCCGTGAACCTCGGATCACGTTTGGAAGGCCTGACCAAGGACTATGGTATTCAGATTATGATCAGCGAATACACGCAGAAGCAGCTGACGCCGGGTCGGTTTTTTACGCGGGACTTGGATCATATTCGCGTGAAAGGGAAGCTGGAGCCGGTGCATGTTTTTGAATTGATGCGGCCTGAAAGCTTCCGCTCGCTCCAGGACCTGCAGTCCTTCATGGAACACTTTCAAGCCGGACGGCAGGCGTATCAGGCCAAACGCTGGGACGAGGCCATCCGCAGCTTCAACGCCTGCCTTCTGCAGCGGCCTCATGATGGAGCCTCGGCGCTTTATGTGGAGCGCTGCACGGCCTATCGCGATCATCCGCCGATAGAAAACTGGGATGGGGTTTATACCTTCAAGCACAAGTAA
- a CDS encoding response regulator, with translation MTATLVYFTTHTARRQSLPLRMKLQDVKVWPAGNVLDAIQLVRQHAPDLLLVDLDAPEAEQRAFLQKLLLQVDVRSVPLVGLAPGGEPPRIEGFLEFGLKHAVVDEGRDAALAQSLCEVVQERSLNRPHIFLMEDDKRLAEVLMMALQASGFRVTTTDDGREALRLLRTATFDAIITDIHVKQFSGFQLIEFLAQQGVRTPVVVITGAFPQGFHQLARRLNVAEYFEKPLDVEPFIQRLGQIIQERRRSAS, from the coding sequence ATGACCGCGACTCTCGTCTACTTCACAACGCACACGGCAAGGCGTCAGAGCCTTCCCCTTCGCATGAAACTCCAGGACGTTAAGGTCTGGCCGGCCGGAAACGTTCTGGATGCCATTCAGCTCGTCAGGCAGCATGCGCCTGACCTTCTGCTGGTGGATCTGGATGCCCCGGAAGCGGAGCAACGCGCCTTCCTGCAAAAACTCTTGCTCCAGGTCGATGTGCGGTCCGTGCCCTTGGTCGGGCTGGCGCCTGGGGGTGAGCCGCCGCGCATCGAAGGCTTTCTGGAGTTCGGGCTCAAGCACGCCGTGGTCGATGAAGGCCGGGATGCGGCCTTGGCGCAAAGTCTCTGCGAGGTGGTCCAGGAGCGAAGCTTGAATCGGCCGCACATCTTTTTGATGGAAGATGATAAACGTCTGGCCGAAGTTCTGATGATGGCGCTCCAGGCCTCGGGATTTCGCGTAACCACGACCGATGACGGGCGTGAAGCGCTGCGGCTCCTCAGGACGGCGACCTTTGATGCGATTATCACCGACATCCATGTGAAGCAATTCAGCGGCTTTCAACTGATCGAGTTTTTAGCCCAGCAGGGCGTGCGGACACCTGTGGTCGTGATCACCGGCGCCTTTCCCCAGGGTTTTCATCAGCTGGCGCGCCGGCTGAATGTGGCCGAATATTTTGAAAAGCCCCTCGACGTCGAGCCCTTCATCCAACGTCTGGGGCAGATTATTCAGGAGCGGCGCCGGAGCGCATCGTGA
- a CDS encoding matrixin family metalloprotease gives MRYKTLLALFFISSPALAFVHISQLKPRLPVNPDQPTVTFLWNGDAPELTEKEDVLDGSFADSSDQDLMAALLTRAMNTWNSVPTAYVVLNLQQDASAHIDENDETFSIVVEAQDSQAVAAAALPSFMTSDPDPTALESDPHVIHDCDISVSNSSVSAKSLLRTLVHELGHCLGLGHPHSSYRSIMSYSSLDDSANLALDDKAGVSFLYPEPSESEDVRYLTSCGVVTGHNAAAGFWWAFPLVIIGSRRFLTTARRKLHDRDSRLLHNAHGKASEPSPSHETPGR, from the coding sequence ATGCGTTATAAAACTCTGCTCGCGCTCTTTTTCATAAGCTCGCCGGCCCTCGCCTTCGTTCATATCAGCCAGCTGAAACCGCGGCTTCCCGTGAATCCTGATCAACCGACGGTGACCTTCCTTTGGAATGGGGATGCGCCGGAACTTACGGAGAAGGAGGATGTGCTCGATGGCAGCTTCGCCGATTCCAGTGACCAGGATCTCATGGCTGCGCTTTTAACCCGCGCGATGAATACCTGGAACAGCGTGCCGACCGCCTATGTGGTCTTGAATCTGCAGCAGGATGCGTCCGCTCATATCGACGAAAATGACGAAACCTTCTCCATCGTGGTGGAGGCCCAGGATTCCCAGGCCGTCGCTGCCGCGGCCCTGCCGAGCTTCATGACGAGCGATCCTGATCCCACGGCGCTTGAAAGCGATCCGCATGTGATTCATGACTGCGACATCAGCGTGTCGAATAGCAGCGTGTCGGCGAAATCGCTTTTGCGGACTCTGGTGCATGAACTCGGGCACTGCCTCGGGCTCGGTCACCCGCATAGCAGTTACCGCTCGATCATGTCTTATTCTTCTTTGGATGACTCGGCGAACCTTGCCCTGGATGACAAGGCGGGTGTGAGTTTTCTGTATCCCGAGCCGAGTGAATCCGAAGATGTGCGTTATCTGACAAGCTGTGGCGTTGTCACGGGGCACAATGCGGCAGCCGGCTTTTGGTGGGCTTTCCCGCTCGTGATCATCGGGAGCCGACGTTTTTTAACTACTGCACGCAGGAAGCTTCATGACCGCGACTCTCGTCTACTTCACAACGCACACGGCAAGGCGTCAGAGCCTTCCCCTTCGCATGAAACTCCAGGACGTTAA
- a CDS encoding lysophospholipase, with protein MDATTITCQFAPVFPYRPELKRKKPQVPQGPRGFPPKEDGWIVEFESFDSSDRKAQIFGHLFRPEKVKPELAHRALVILHGQGEHSGRYIHWPHYLKDDVGSMYLIDHRGHGHSTGIRGHVEDFDFYADDAAAAVRRYYNYLMAKYGKAEIHLVGHSMGGLIAMRAALRYNLPIESLILSAPMVELGFPVGRAKEFAAGILNKIVPYLPLPSEPLGDLISRDPAVVEHYKKDPLNHGLASPGFYFSYLTAKKDTLRRAKEFRVPVLVLLPMADQVINPEGTEELYRALGAPEKKIIRYPGLYHEIFNEPEKDRAFGDLKAWLKTHHAKGETSAEA; from the coding sequence ATGGACGCAACGACCATAACCTGTCAATTTGCTCCCGTTTTTCCCTATCGACCCGAGCTGAAGCGCAAGAAGCCTCAGGTGCCTCAAGGCCCGCGCGGTTTTCCGCCCAAGGAAGACGGCTGGATCGTGGAATTTGAAAGCTTTGATAGTTCCGATCGGAAGGCGCAGATTTTCGGACATCTTTTCCGCCCGGAAAAGGTGAAGCCGGAGCTGGCGCATCGGGCGCTCGTGATCCTGCACGGACAGGGCGAACATAGTGGGCGTTACATCCATTGGCCGCATTATCTGAAGGATGATGTCGGTTCCATGTATCTCATCGACCACCGCGGGCACGGGCATTCCACGGGCATTCGCGGCCACGTCGAGGACTTTGATTTTTATGCGGACGACGCGGCGGCTGCTGTGCGGCGCTACTATAATTATCTGATGGCGAAATATGGCAAGGCCGAGATTCACCTTGTGGGGCATAGCATGGGTGGGCTCATCGCCATGCGGGCGGCTCTGCGTTACAATCTGCCCATCGAATCGCTCATCCTCAGCGCGCCGATGGTCGAGCTGGGTTTTCCGGTGGGACGGGCCAAGGAATTTGCGGCCGGAATCTTGAACAAAATCGTTCCCTACCTGCCCCTGCCCTCGGAACCGCTGGGGGATTTGATTTCGCGCGATCCCGCGGTGGTGGAGCACTATAAGAAAGATCCTTTGAATCACGGACTGGCTTCGCCCGGTTTTTATTTTTCCTATCTCACCGCGAAGAAAGACACCCTGCGTCGAGCCAAGGAATTCCGGGTGCCTGTCCTTGTGCTCCTGCCGATGGCTGATCAGGTGATCAACCCCGAGGGGACCGAGGAGCTTTATCGGGCGCTGGGTGCGCCTGAGAAGAAGATCATTCGCTATCCTGGGCTCTATCATGAAATTTTCAACGAGCCGGAAAAAGATCGGGCCTTCGGCGATCTGAAGGCCTGGCTCAAAACCCATCATGCGAAGGGCGAGACGAGCGCCGAAGCCTGA
- a CDS encoding DUF4442 domain-containing protein — protein sequence MTLNMQGLMSQLRSWNDGSRNLAKEGWDYLSRMPRGKHIYSYLIGRYAPYTGTIGALIEELREGHAEVSLKDSPEVRNHLKSIHAVALANLAELTGNIALSYSMPADARFIVSKMEIEYLKKARGKVTGICDCPVPDSSEKKTYLVPVEIYDEGENLVCTAVLHSLVGPKK from the coding sequence ATGACACTCAATATGCAAGGCCTCATGTCGCAACTTCGATCGTGGAATGATGGATCCCGAAACCTCGCGAAGGAAGGCTGGGATTATCTGAGCCGCATGCCCCGCGGCAAGCATATCTATAGCTATCTGATCGGACGTTATGCGCCTTACACCGGAACGATCGGGGCTTTGATCGAAGAGCTGCGCGAAGGGCATGCGGAAGTCAGTTTGAAGGATAGTCCAGAAGTTCGCAATCATCTGAAAAGCATTCACGCCGTGGCTCTGGCCAATCTTGCGGAATTGACGGGAAATATCGCGCTTTCTTATAGCATGCCTGCGGATGCGCGCTTCATCGTCAGCAAGATGGAGATCGAGTATCTGAAAAAAGCCAGGGGCAAGGTCACCGGGATCTGTGATTGCCCGGTGCCGGACAGCAGTGAAAAGAAAACCTATCTCGTTCCCGTGGAAATCTATGACGAGGGTGAAAACCTCGTGTGCACAGCCGTCCTGCATTCGCTGGTCGGGCCTAAGAAGTAG
- a CDS encoding pyridoxal-phosphate dependent enzyme, which produces MREAWQEKIQRQLQHSPLRGGRSGFWLTSRIHPLLAWGGRVWIKRDDELGPLGSKWRKMQGLAAALQENGADVMVAWGGSRSHFLQGLLSLGRELGIDVKLLVKEGSPRHPHGPDLLWPLLSHAATIEVIPRSAWPQVENMAKERCERVQAQGRRVFCVREGGAQIETLWGALTLALDIVQQEKELGLSFAQLWVDAGTGLTAQALILGLGLLKSRATCEVLLCAGSEEAFKRDLESRRAELAAELHCEIPQATFRCHQPLSARSFGSTNQAVFQEIQRTAHDTGILLDPIYSAKLFMSVRAAYAEKEPEHPVLILHAGGSSSLYGFPRELAALGHRGPSPTS; this is translated from the coding sequence TTGCGTGAGGCATGGCAGGAAAAAATCCAGAGGCAGCTCCAGCATTCCCCTTTACGCGGGGGGCGGTCTGGCTTTTGGCTGACGAGCCGCATTCATCCGCTTCTGGCCTGGGGCGGGCGGGTGTGGATCAAACGCGATGATGAACTTGGGCCTTTGGGCAGCAAATGGCGTAAAATGCAGGGTTTGGCGGCCGCGCTGCAGGAAAACGGGGCCGATGTCATGGTTGCCTGGGGCGGCAGCCGCTCGCATTTTCTGCAGGGCCTATTAAGCCTCGGACGTGAATTGGGTATTGATGTGAAGCTTTTGGTCAAGGAGGGGAGTCCACGTCATCCGCACGGTCCTGATCTACTCTGGCCCCTTTTGTCCCACGCGGCCACGATCGAGGTGATTCCGCGCTCCGCCTGGCCCCAGGTGGAAAATATGGCAAAGGAGCGCTGCGAACGTGTCCAGGCGCAGGGCCGCAGGGTCTTTTGCGTGCGCGAAGGTGGGGCGCAGATCGAGACTCTCTGGGGGGCTTTGACTTTGGCCTTGGATATCGTGCAGCAGGAAAAGGAACTGGGCCTGAGTTTTGCGCAGCTGTGGGTGGATGCCGGGACGGGTTTGACCGCGCAGGCTTTGATACTGGGGCTTGGGCTTTTGAAAAGTCGGGCGACCTGTGAGGTTTTGCTCTGTGCCGGGAGTGAAGAGGCCTTCAAAAGGGATTTGGAATCAAGACGTGCGGAACTCGCGGCTGAGCTTCATTGCGAGATTCCCCAGGCGACGTTCCGCTGTCATCAGCCTTTATCCGCGCGTTCATTTGGATCGACGAATCAGGCTGTTTTTCAAGAGATTCAGCGTACCGCGCACGATACCGGGATATTGCTGGATCCCATCTATTCAGCGAAACTCTTTATGAGCGTACGCGCGGCCTATGCGGAAAAGGAGCCCGAGCATCCTGTTTTGATTCTGCATGCGGGCGGATCCAGCAGTCTTTATGGTTTTCCGCGCGAGCTGGCGGCACTGGGCCACCGGGGCCCTTCGCCTACTTCTTAG
- a CDS encoding DNA cytosine methyltransferase: protein MRTGTIQAKLQRHAAGQPLRVLDLFAGCGGMSLGFHRAGFQIAGAIEFDRLAAASHALNFEGCTLDEVTAPGANFARDITGTSAADAVAHLDTPLAESIDVIIGGPPCQAFARVGRAKLREIQDHPDAYLRDPRAQLYLSYLDYVQALKPLAVLVENVPDVLNHGGLNIAHEISETLTSLGYDCRYTLLNSVHYGVPQMRERMFLLALRKELKETIVFPRPTHFFQLPRGYAGTRRTALKTLEKLAHTDSFFQETPLADASLPPAVTAAEALADLPLITAHLDGSLKRGARRFTQSVPYRDISPSAYGHLMRHWPGFETPGAISDHVIRSLPRDYRIFRAMQPGDQYPEAVAVAERLFKDEAKRQRLTAQSKAYKELRKDFVPPYDPGKFPNKWRKMAADEPARTLMAHLGKDSYSHIHYDGQQARTISVREAARLQSFPDGFRFVGTMNPAFKQIGNAVPPLMAYALAQTIKAALDNVAARSPHERRHDPRAASGLHAAYSGSSHGA, encoded by the coding sequence ATGCGGACCGGAACCATTCAAGCCAAACTGCAGCGCCATGCGGCGGGCCAGCCTCTGCGCGTGCTCGATCTCTTCGCAGGCTGTGGCGGCATGTCGCTTGGTTTTCATCGGGCCGGTTTTCAGATCGCTGGGGCCATCGAATTCGATCGCCTGGCCGCCGCCTCGCATGCGCTGAATTTTGAAGGCTGCACCCTGGACGAGGTCACCGCTCCCGGGGCGAATTTCGCAAGGGACATTACCGGCACCTCCGCAGCCGACGCCGTCGCGCACCTTGATACGCCCCTGGCCGAATCCATTGACGTCATCATCGGCGGCCCGCCCTGCCAGGCCTTCGCCCGCGTGGGTCGCGCCAAACTTCGGGAAATCCAGGATCACCCGGACGCCTATCTTCGCGATCCGCGCGCGCAGCTCTATCTGAGTTACCTGGACTATGTGCAGGCCCTGAAACCCTTGGCCGTCCTGGTCGAAAACGTTCCTGACGTTTTGAATCACGGTGGACTCAACATTGCCCATGAAATCAGCGAGACCCTGACGTCGCTCGGCTACGACTGCCGCTATACGCTGCTCAACAGCGTGCATTATGGTGTCCCGCAGATGCGTGAGCGGATGTTCCTGCTCGCGCTGCGGAAGGAATTGAAAGAGACCATCGTCTTTCCGCGTCCCACGCATTTTTTTCAACTGCCCAGAGGCTACGCGGGGACAAGGCGCACGGCTCTCAAGACTTTGGAAAAGCTTGCCCACACGGACAGTTTTTTTCAGGAAACACCGCTGGCCGATGCCAGCCTCCCACCGGCCGTGACAGCAGCAGAGGCCCTGGCCGATCTGCCTTTGATCACCGCGCATCTGGACGGTTCCTTAAAGCGCGGCGCAAGGCGTTTTACGCAGAGCGTTCCCTATCGCGACATCAGTCCCAGCGCCTATGGGCATCTGATGCGACACTGGCCAGGGTTTGAAACTCCCGGCGCGATCAGTGATCATGTGATTCGCTCGCTCCCGCGCGACTATAGAATATTCCGCGCGATGCAGCCCGGCGATCAGTATCCCGAGGCTGTGGCCGTTGCTGAAAGATTATTCAAAGACGAGGCCAAACGTCAGCGCCTGACCGCGCAGTCGAAAGCTTATAAAGAGCTGCGGAAGGATTTTGTTCCGCCGTATGATCCCGGCAAATTTCCCAATAAATGGCGGAAAATGGCGGCGGACGAACCGGCCCGCACACTGATGGCGCATCTGGGCAAGGACAGCTATTCGCATATACACTACGATGGCCAGCAGGCGCGGACCATTTCGGTGCGCGAAGCGGCTCGTCTGCAATCGTTTCCCGATGGTTTTCGTTTCGTGGGGACGATGAACCCGGCCTTCAAACAGATTGGCAATGCGGTTCCACCCCTCATGGCCTATGCACTGGCGCAAACGATCAAGGCCGCCCTTGATAACGTGGCGGCGAGGAGTCCTCATGAGCGACGTCATGACCCGCGAGCAGCGAGTGGCCTGCATGCGGCGTATTCAGGCTCGTCACACGGGGCCTGA